In Geothermobacter hydrogeniphilus, a single window of DNA contains:
- a CDS encoding methyl-accepting chemotaxis protein, which produces MNLANLNIGKKIYLVTGILILIFTASSFWLYGQYRDQLYEGSREQLVAAVDTAWGIIDHYSRSVGEDLSRSEAQMLAKSAIRALRFGNGSYFWINDTTPKIVMHPIKPQLEGKDMSAVKDPNGVYLFKEMVNVTAKDGAGFVEYQWAKPGHDKPVDKLSYVRRHPDWGWIVGAGVYLDDIQSRIAAAFWSVIGVLGFSLLVSAALVWFLARHVSHPLHQTVEMIEEMEKGHLDRRLNMDRKDEMGRMARAMDAFADSLQNEVVASLQRLATGDLTFSIEPRDSQDVVRGALQKLEQDLNRVMLDIQSSGEQIAAGASQVSDSSQSLSQGATESAASLEEISASMNEMSSQTRQNAENADQANRLSDEAQAAAEKGNQQMQEMVSAMGEIADAGQNISKIIKVIDEIAFQTNLLALNAAVEAARAGQHGKGFAVVAEEVRNLAARSARAARETAELIEGSVDLTERGSHIAGQTAEALGKIVDGVTKVSNLVSEIAAASNEQAQGIAQVNQGLAQIDQVTQQNTANAEEGAAASEELSSQAAQLHNMLSRFKLKQHAMTAAPSTIPAAAPPRPPQPAAGNGNWGGGSAAPRGEEMIALNDDEFGRY; this is translated from the coding sequence ATGAATCTGGCGAACCTGAACATCGGCAAGAAAATCTACCTGGTCACCGGCATCCTGATTCTGATCTTCACCGCCAGCTCGTTCTGGCTCTACGGCCAGTACCGCGACCAGCTCTATGAAGGCAGCCGCGAACAACTGGTCGCGGCGGTCGACACCGCCTGGGGCATCATTGACCATTACAGCAGGAGCGTCGGCGAAGACCTCTCCCGCAGCGAAGCGCAGATGCTGGCCAAGAGCGCCATCAGGGCTCTCAGGTTCGGGAACGGCAGTTATTTCTGGATCAACGACACGACCCCGAAAATCGTCATGCACCCGATCAAGCCGCAACTTGAAGGCAAGGACATGTCCGCCGTCAAAGACCCCAACGGCGTCTACCTGTTCAAGGAGATGGTCAATGTCACCGCCAAAGACGGCGCCGGGTTCGTCGAGTACCAGTGGGCCAAACCCGGCCACGACAAACCGGTCGACAAGCTCTCCTATGTCCGCCGGCATCCGGACTGGGGCTGGATCGTCGGTGCCGGGGTCTACCTGGATGACATTCAGAGCCGGATCGCGGCCGCTTTCTGGTCGGTGATCGGGGTCCTGGGATTCTCCCTGCTGGTCTCCGCGGCACTGGTCTGGTTCCTCGCCCGCCATGTTTCCCATCCCCTCCACCAGACGGTGGAGATGATCGAAGAAATGGAGAAGGGACATCTTGACCGCCGTCTGAACATGGACCGCAAGGATGAGATGGGACGCATGGCCAGGGCGATGGACGCTTTTGCCGACTCACTGCAGAACGAAGTGGTCGCATCCCTGCAACGACTGGCAACCGGTGACCTGACCTTCAGCATCGAACCACGCGATAGCCAGGACGTGGTACGCGGGGCGCTGCAGAAGCTGGAACAGGATCTCAACCGGGTGATGCTCGATATCCAGAGTTCCGGTGAACAGATCGCCGCCGGGGCGAGTCAGGTTTCCGATTCCAGCCAGTCCCTGTCGCAGGGGGCCACCGAATCGGCCGCGTCGCTGGAGGAAATATCCGCCTCGATGAATGAAATGTCCTCCCAGACCCGGCAGAACGCCGAAAATGCCGACCAGGCCAATCGACTCTCCGATGAAGCCCAGGCGGCAGCTGAAAAGGGCAATCAGCAGATGCAGGAGATGGTTTCGGCCATGGGTGAAATCGCCGACGCCGGCCAGAATATTTCCAAAATCATCAAGGTGATCGACGAAATCGCCTTCCAGACCAACCTGCTGGCCCTCAACGCCGCCGTCGAGGCGGCCCGCGCCGGCCAGCACGGCAAAGGCTTCGCGGTGGTTGCCGAAGAGGTCCGCAACCTGGCCGCGCGCAGCGCCCGGGCGGCAAGGGAAACCGCCGAGTTGATCGAAGGATCCGTCGACCTGACTGAGCGCGGCAGCCACATCGCCGGTCAGACCGCCGAGGCCCTGGGCAAGATCGTCGACGGTGTTACCAAGGTTTCAAACCTGGTTTCGGAGATCGCCGCCGCCTCCAACGAACAGGCGCAGGGCATCGCCCAGGTCAACCAGGGGCTGGCCCAGATCGACCAGGTCACCCAACAGAACACCGCCAACGCCGAAGAAGGCGCGGCCGCCAGCGAAGAACTCTCCAGCCAGGCCGCCCAGCTCCACAACATGCTCTCCCGCTTCAAGCTCAAACAGCATGCCATGACTGCAGCCCCGAGCACGATTCCGGCGGCAGCCCCTCCCCGTCCGCCGCAGCCCGCTGCGGGAAACGGAAACTGGGGGGGGGGATCCGCCGCTCCCCGAGGAGAGGAGATGATCGCCCTGAACGACGATGAGTTCGGTCGATATTGA
- a CDS encoding methyl-accepting chemotaxis protein translates to MVSLKNFRIGIQFFIVLTIFALLLAVTTGIGFFGISRLGAKADTAIARDGMIAATAAAVTVDSLGLRRYEKDSFFNVSNPDKVASYQAKWDKTFTRLNRHLEQLSSLIEDPAQRQAVTKMKNGAAAYREGIHRVWSMMKSGEISDPAAGNNAIKKYKGPIRDLIETAFSISTAANQKLEATPAEMDSFVRQKQWAMILCGLLALLAMCICGFFMTRNLTVPTRKLVEMIRKLENGHLDMRLNLQRNDEIGEVARTMDAFADSIQNEMVANLKKLADGDLTFEVVPRDEKDQFRTSLKKLADDLNGVLAKIHVAGEQIAAGSAQVSDASQSLSQGATESASSLEEITASLNEMTGQIKQNAENAGQANRLSDEAQNAAEKGNAQMQEMVNAMAEIAEAGQNISKIIKVIDEIAFQTNLLALNAAVEAARAGQHGKGFAVVAEEVRNLAGRSAKAARETAELIEGSVNLTEKGSGIANQTAEALGEIVQGITKVSDLVAEIAVASNEQAQGISQVNQGLTQIDQVTQQNTANAEQSAAASEELSSQAAQLRQMLSRFTLKNSGGEVTGTFLPSPLAKQQTPAPSGTGATDSGWEQMNDPPQQMIALDDSEFGKY, encoded by the coding sequence ATGGTTTCGCTCAAGAATTTCAGAATCGGTATCCAGTTTTTCATCGTCCTGACAATCTTCGCCCTGTTACTGGCAGTCACCACCGGCATCGGTTTCTTCGGTATTTCCAGACTGGGGGCCAAGGCTGATACCGCGATTGCCAGGGACGGCATGATCGCCGCCACCGCCGCGGCCGTCACCGTCGACAGCCTCGGGCTGCGCCGTTATGAAAAGGACAGCTTTTTTAATGTCTCGAATCCGGACAAAGTCGCGTCCTACCAGGCAAAATGGGATAAAACCTTTACCAGGCTGAACCGTCACCTGGAACAATTGAGCAGCCTGATTGAAGACCCGGCTCAACGCCAGGCGGTCACCAAGATGAAAAATGGCGCCGCTGCTTACCGGGAAGGAATTCACCGCGTCTGGAGCATGATGAAGTCCGGAGAAATCAGCGATCCGGCCGCCGGCAACAATGCCATCAAAAAATACAAGGGACCGATCCGGGATCTGATCGAAACTGCCTTTTCCATCTCCACCGCGGCGAATCAAAAACTTGAAGCGACCCCGGCAGAAATGGACTCTTTTGTCCGCCAGAAACAATGGGCCATGATCTTGTGCGGCCTGCTGGCGCTGCTGGCGATGTGTATCTGCGGTTTTTTCATGACCCGCAATCTCACCGTCCCCACCCGGAAACTTGTCGAGATGATCCGCAAACTCGAAAATGGACATCTCGACATGCGTCTCAACCTGCAGCGTAATGATGAAATCGGCGAAGTCGCCAGAACCATGGATGCCTTTGCCGACTCGATCCAGAACGAAATGGTCGCCAACCTGAAGAAGCTGGCTGACGGCGACCTGACCTTCGAGGTCGTGCCACGCGATGAAAAGGACCAGTTCCGCACCAGCCTGAAGAAACTGGCCGACGACCTCAACGGCGTGTTGGCAAAAATCCACGTCGCCGGCGAGCAGATCGCCGCCGGCAGCGCCCAGGTCTCCGACGCCAGCCAGTCCCTGTCGCAGGGAGCCACCGAGTCGGCCTCGTCACTGGAAGAGATCACCGCCTCGTTGAACGAGATGACCGGCCAGATCAAGCAGAACGCCGAGAATGCCGGACAGGCCAACAGGCTCTCCGACGAAGCCCAGAACGCCGCCGAAAAGGGCAACGCCCAGATGCAGGAAATGGTCAACGCCATGGCCGAGATCGCCGAGGCGGGGCAGAACATCAGCAAGATCATCAAGGTGATCGACGAAATCGCCTTCCAGACCAACCTGCTGGCCCTCAATGCTGCCGTCGAGGCAGCTCGCGCCGGCCAGCACGGCAAGGGCTTCGCGGTGGTCGCCGAGGAGGTCCGCAACCTCGCCGGGCGCAGCGCCAAGGCGGCCCGCGAAACCGCCGAACTGATCGAGGGATCGGTCAACCTGACCGAAAAAGGCAGCGGCATCGCCAACCAGACCGCCGAAGCGCTCGGTGAAATCGTCCAGGGGATCACCAAGGTCTCCGACCTGGTGGCGGAAATCGCCGTCGCCTCCAACGAACAGGCCCAGGGGATCAGCCAGGTCAACCAGGGGCTGACCCAGATCGACCAGGTCACCCAGCAGAACACCGCCAACGCCGAACAAAGCGCCGCCGCCAGCGAGGAACTCTCCAGCCAGGCCGCCCAGCTGCGGCAGATGCTCAGCCGCTTCACCCTGAAAAACAGCGGCGGCGAAGTCACAGGAACTTTTCTGCCATCTCCTCTCGCGAAACAACAAACCCCGGCTCCATCCGGGACAGGTGCCACGGACAGCGGCTGGGAACAGATGAATGACCCGCCTCAACAGATGATCGCCCTGGATGACAGTGAGTTCGGAAAATACTGA
- a CDS encoding thiol-disulfide oxidoreductase DCC family protein yields the protein MPTVPGDKNTELIIFYDGSCGHCARAISRYRRLAPSGRFQCVDVSGDHFCAGDYGRELGKFMAQMHVRDKVGGWHRGIDALLLIWALLPGWRYRWLCRILRRPGFHTLADIGYRTFAANRHRWSGHGR from the coding sequence ATGCCGACCGTTCCCGGAGACAAGAATACCGAATTGATTATTTTCTACGATGGTTCCTGCGGACACTGCGCGCGGGCAATCTCCCGCTACCGTCGGCTGGCGCCGAGTGGGCGGTTTCAATGTGTCGATGTCAGCGGTGACCACTTCTGTGCCGGAGATTATGGTCGGGAGTTGGGCAAGTTTATGGCCCAGATGCACGTGCGGGACAAGGTCGGGGGCTGGCACCGGGGGATCGACGCGCTGCTGCTGATCTGGGCATTGCTGCCCGGATGGCGTTACCGGTGGCTTTGCCGAATTCTGCGCCGCCCCGGTTTCCATACCCTGGCCGACATCGGTTATCGGACCTTTGCGGCCAACCGGCATCGCTGGTCCGGCCATGGGAGATGA
- a CDS encoding ferritin, producing the protein MLSDKLQGALNEQMKNEFYSAYLYLAIAGYFESEDLPGIASWMRIQALEELTHGEKFFNFITEAGGRTDLRGFDAPQNGFDSPLAAFQYSLEHERFVTASINKLMDLARDEGNHAAQIFLQWFVTEQVEEESNFGLILRKLERIGDDGNGLLRLDEELGARTFVAPAPA; encoded by the coding sequence CTGCAGGGCGCTCTCAACGAGCAGATGAAAAATGAATTCTATTCGGCCTATCTCTATCTGGCCATCGCGGGATATTTCGAATCCGAGGACCTGCCCGGCATCGCCTCCTGGATGCGTATCCAGGCCCTGGAAGAGTTGACCCATGGCGAAAAATTCTTCAACTTCATCACCGAGGCCGGCGGTCGCACCGACCTGCGCGGCTTCGACGCACCGCAGAACGGTTTCGACTCCCCGCTGGCCGCTTTCCAGTACAGTCTCGAACATGAACGGTTCGTCACCGCCAGCATCAACAAACTGATGGATCTGGCCAGGGATGAGGGCAACCACGCAGCACAGATTTTCCTGCAGTGGTTTGTCACCGAGCAGGTTGAGGAGGAATCCAACTTCGGCCTGATCCTGCGCAAGCTGGAACGCATCGGCGATGACGGCAATGGCCTGCTGCGACTCGACGAGGAGCTTGGCGCGCGCACTTTCGTTGCCCCGGCACCGGCCTGA